The following proteins come from a genomic window of Flavobacterium eburneipallidum:
- a CDS encoding aspartate-semialdehyde dehydrogenase, protein MKIAVVGATGMVGEIMLKVLEERNFPYTELILVASEKSVGKVIEFKGQKHTVVGLQTAVDMKADIALFSAGGQTSLDWAPKFAAAGTTVIDNSSAWRMDPTKKLVVPEINANQLTKEDKIIANPNCSTIQMVLALAPLHKKYNVKRVIVSTYQSITGTGVKAVEQFENEVKGIKGDMVYKYEINRNCIPQCDVFEPNGYTKEEMKLVKETKKILSDDSIKVTATAVRVPVVGGHSEAVNVEFSNDFDVNEVRTLLSQTDGVTVQDNLDTFTYPMPKYAEGKNDVFVGRIRRDESQENTLNMWIVADNLRKGAATNTIQIAEYLVANKLV, encoded by the coding sequence ATGAAAATTGCAGTTGTAGGTGCCACTGGAATGGTTGGCGAAATCATGTTGAAAGTATTAGAAGAAAGAAACTTTCCATACACAGAACTAATCCTTGTAGCTTCAGAGAAATCAGTAGGTAAAGTAATTGAATTCAAAGGACAAAAACACACCGTAGTAGGTTTACAAACTGCAGTTGATATGAAAGCAGACATCGCTCTTTTTTCAGCTGGAGGTCAAACTTCATTGGATTGGGCACCAAAATTTGCTGCAGCAGGAACAACAGTTATCGATAACTCATCAGCTTGGAGAATGGATCCAACTAAAAAATTAGTGGTGCCTGAAATCAATGCGAATCAATTGACAAAAGAAGATAAAATCATTGCAAATCCAAACTGTTCGACTATTCAAATGGTTTTGGCTTTGGCTCCATTGCACAAAAAATACAATGTGAAACGTGTGATTGTTTCTACTTACCAATCCATCACTGGAACTGGTGTAAAAGCGGTAGAACAATTCGAAAACGAAGTAAAAGGAATTAAAGGCGATATGGTTTACAAATACGAAATCAACCGCAACTGTATTCCACAATGTGACGTTTTCGAACCAAATGGCTACACTAAAGAAGAGATGAAATTGGTTAAAGAAACCAAAAAAATATTAAGCGATGACAGCATCAAAGTAACGGCTACTGCAGTTCGTGTACCCGTTGTTGGTGGACACAGTGAAGCGGTGAATGTTGAATTCAGTAATGATTTTGATGTAAACGAAGTAAGAACTCTTTTGAGCCAAACAGATGGTGTAACGGTTCAGGATAATTTAGATACTTTTACTTATCCAATGCCAAAATATGCTGAAGGTAAAAATGATGTGTTCGTAGGACGTATTCGTCGTGACGAAAGCCAGGAGAACACTTTGAATATGTGGATTGTAGCAGATAATTTAAGAAAAGGTGCTGCAACAAACACCATTCAAATTGCCGAATATTTAGTAGCTAATAAATTGGTTTAA
- a CDS encoding M43 family zinc metalloprotease codes for MKKISPNSIYKIIAILFFFILNNSYAQEKKSNSKTLFGVPVSSGKTNPNNGIIRCATTEYEKSLQAKNPKRLTETQFEAWLSPLVNKQKALRTSSQSGGIITIPVVVHVIYNGQAIGVAPNISDAQVLSQITVLNEDFRRLAGTPGFNNNAVGTDTQIQFALAQVDPNGNPTNGIDRVSLCQDAWGETEINSTVKPITIWDPTQYMNMWSVQFADSQLLGYAQFPDASGLQGLDNSGGSANTDGVVSNYSVFGSRAYDTNNSFLLQSPYDRGRTMTHEVGHWLGLRHIWGDGDGDQDANTPDCSATDYCADTPQVGWEHFTCGTFDTCPLVAGNDMPENYMDYTNDACMNIFTQNQKDRMTTIINSAARRSTLKTSTKNSPIALFANDAELKLESSCDVPVCGASTNQALKKVIIYNRGTSNLTAATINYNINGGGNTVYNWNGNLAPNQSAVFSITINATANGTFNAAIVTANGVTDQRASNNSISGSFVIPTSATNYSYTNYVFRLQQDLWGSETTWNLKDGSGAVLYSGGSYTDKDALPLPDLITENWTLPNNKCYTFTINDSQGDGICCGSSGSGYFDIKATDGTLLTSGTNFKSIAKYTFTIGSLGTNEFETSSDIYLFPNPTKDLLNILIPNDFGLPNSFNINNALGQKVSQKEVTKEADLVINTSSLSKGVYFITIVKNGQKRTLKFIKE; via the coding sequence ATGAAAAAAATTTCCCCAAATTCTATTTATAAAATTATTGCAATTCTGTTCTTTTTCATACTAAATAATAGTTACGCTCAAGAAAAAAAATCAAACTCAAAAACACTATTTGGTGTTCCTGTAAGTAGCGGAAAGACAAATCCAAACAATGGAATTATTCGTTGCGCTACAACCGAATATGAAAAATCGCTTCAAGCAAAAAATCCAAAAAGGCTAACAGAAACACAGTTTGAGGCTTGGCTGTCCCCATTGGTCAACAAACAAAAAGCATTGAGAACCAGTTCCCAATCGGGTGGGATTATTACTATTCCTGTAGTAGTTCACGTGATTTATAACGGACAAGCCATTGGAGTTGCACCTAATATTTCGGATGCACAAGTACTTTCGCAAATTACTGTATTGAACGAAGATTTTAGAAGATTAGCAGGAACTCCTGGTTTTAACAACAATGCTGTGGGAACTGATACTCAAATTCAGTTTGCATTGGCACAAGTAGATCCAAACGGAAACCCGACCAACGGAATTGACCGTGTGAGTTTGTGCCAAGACGCTTGGGGAGAAACAGAAATTAATTCTACCGTAAAGCCAATTACTATTTGGGATCCAACACAATATATGAACATGTGGAGCGTGCAATTTGCTGACAGTCAACTATTAGGCTATGCTCAATTTCCAGATGCTTCTGGACTACAAGGACTTGATAATTCAGGCGGAAGTGCTAATACAGATGGAGTGGTTTCTAACTACAGTGTGTTTGGAAGTAGAGCTTATGATACAAACAATAGCTTTCTATTGCAATCTCCTTATGATAGAGGAAGAACAATGACTCATGAAGTAGGACATTGGTTGGGATTAAGACATATTTGGGGCGATGGTGATGGCGATCAAGATGCTAACACACCCGATTGTAGCGCTACTGATTATTGTGCTGATACTCCTCAAGTAGGATGGGAACATTTCACTTGTGGCACTTTTGATACTTGTCCGTTAGTAGCTGGAAATGATATGCCTGAAAACTATATGGATTATACAAACGATGCTTGTATGAACATTTTTACGCAAAATCAAAAAGATAGAATGACCACTATTATCAATAGTGCAGCACGAAGAAGTACCCTGAAAACATCTACCAAAAATAGTCCAATAGCCTTGTTTGCCAATGATGCAGAACTAAAACTCGAGTCGAGTTGCGACGTTCCCGTTTGTGGTGCTTCGACCAACCAAGCTTTAAAAAAAGTAATTATTTATAATAGAGGAACGAGTAATTTAACAGCTGCAACGATTAATTATAATATCAATGGTGGAGGAAACACGGTATATAATTGGAATGGAAACCTAGCTCCAAATCAATCAGCTGTATTTAGCATTACCATTAATGCAACAGCAAACGGAACTTTCAATGCCGCTATTGTCACCGCAAATGGAGTTACCGATCAAAGAGCATCAAACAATTCAATATCTGGAAGTTTTGTTATTCCAACATCTGCAACAAATTATTCTTACACCAATTATGTATTTAGATTGCAACAAGACTTATGGGGAAGTGAAACCACATGGAATCTCAAAGACGGTTCTGGTGCAGTTTTATATAGTGGTGGTTCTTACACTGATAAAGATGCTCTACCATTACCTGATTTAATAACTGAAAATTGGACATTGCCTAATAATAAATGCTATACTTTTACCATAAACGATTCTCAAGGAGATGGCATCTGTTGTGGCAGTAGTGGTAGTGGATATTTTGATATCAAAGCTACAGATGGCACTCTTTTGACCTCTGGAACTAATTTTAAATCTATTGCTAAATATACTTTTACCATTGGTTCACTTGGAACAAACGAATTCGAAACTTCTAGCGATATTTACTTATTTCCAAATCCGACCAAAGACTTGTTGAATATCCTTATCCCAAATGATTTTGGTCTGCCAAATAGTTTTAACATCAACAACGCGTTGGGTCAAAAAGTGAGTCAAAAAGAAGTTACCA
- the mscL gene encoding large conductance mechanosensitive channel protein MscL: MGFFADFKASLMRGDVLSLATAVVIGGAFGKIVGSAVDDVIMPIVGLITGGIDFTQKFITLDGNSYNNLAAAKTAGAAVITYGNLVQAIINFVIISFFIFVVLRAAEKAKKKEEAAPAAPAGPTQEELLTQIRDLLKK, translated from the coding sequence ATGGGTTTTTTTGCAGATTTTAAAGCTTCTTTGATGAGAGGTGACGTTTTAAGTTTAGCGACTGCGGTTGTTATTGGTGGTGCCTTTGGTAAAATTGTGGGTTCTGCCGTTGATGATGTTATTATGCCTATTGTTGGTTTGATAACTGGAGGAATAGATTTTACTCAAAAATTTATCACTCTTGATGGAAACAGTTATAATAATTTAGCTGCTGCAAAAACGGCTGGTGCTGCGGTAATTACTTATGGTAATTTAGTACAAGCTATAATCAACTTTGTGATTATTTCATTTTTCATTTTTGTTGTTTTAAGAGCTGCTGAAAAAGCTAAAAAGAAAGAAGAAGCCGCTCCTGCTGCACCAGCTGGACCAACTCAAGAAGAATTGTTGACTCAAATTAGAGATTTACTAAAAAAATAA
- a CDS encoding LuxR C-terminal-related transcriptional regulator — protein sequence MEKSNSNFYLAAKKIWGTVAKSDSEYTLDLEQQLEFHKQLLNLLQVGPFYYFIFNIFQGEFDFISDSVKEVLGYEPQEMTTRFLLENVHPEDKDYLLHYENKSIAFFKSIPFEKIKNYKAQYDFRIKTKNDTYIRILQQIIPIDYNETNFYKSLGLQTDISHIKKEGIPCFSIIGMNGEPSYHNIKDSTVFTKTYDIFTKREREVLKLIVEGKSSKAIADELNISLHTVNTHRKKLLTKADCKSPIDLVTKVINEGWI from the coding sequence ATGGAAAAATCAAATTCTAACTTTTATCTAGCAGCCAAAAAAATATGGGGAACGGTTGCCAAAAGTGATTCCGAATACACGCTAGATCTTGAGCAACAACTCGAGTTTCACAAACAATTGCTTAATCTTCTTCAAGTAGGTCCGTTTTATTACTTTATTTTTAATATTTTTCAAGGCGAATTTGATTTTATCAGCGATAGTGTAAAAGAAGTTTTAGGATACGAACCACAAGAAATGACTACAAGGTTTCTTTTAGAAAATGTGCATCCAGAGGATAAGGATTACTTGCTTCATTATGAAAATAAAAGTATTGCGTTTTTTAAAAGTATCCCCTTCGAAAAAATTAAAAACTATAAAGCCCAATACGACTTTAGGATAAAAACCAAGAATGACACCTATATAAGGATACTACAGCAAATCATACCTATTGATTATAACGAAACTAATTTTTATAAATCTTTAGGATTACAAACAGACATTTCACACATAAAAAAAGAAGGCATCCCATGCTTTTCTATAATAGGGATGAATGGAGAACCTTCTTATCACAATATAAAAGACTCGACTGTATTCACGAAGACTTATGATATCTTTACCAAAAGAGAAAGAGAAGTTTTAAAACTTATAGTAGAAGGTAAAAGCAGCAAAGCCATAGCAGACGAATTAAACATAAGCCTGCATACCGTTAACACTCATCGAAAAAAACTCCTTACTAAAGCAGACTGCAAATCCCCTATTGATTTAGTGACTAAAGTTATAAACGAAGGCTGGATATAA
- a CDS encoding DUF456 domain-containing protein yields the protein MDLLLLTIGFLCMIVGVFGSFLPVLPGPSISWLGLLFLYFTHSVPNNYWILGITFVIMLVVTILDYLIPAKGTKRFGGSSYGIWGTNIGLIVGIFAPIPFGFIISPFLGAFIGELLYDSKNHQRALKAATGSFIGFLAGSFMKFVVCIIYLGLFLHIVWENKSNLF from the coding sequence ATGGATTTACTATTGCTAACTATTGGGTTTCTGTGTATGATTGTAGGTGTTTTTGGGAGTTTTTTGCCAGTTTTGCCAGGCCCAAGTATTAGTTGGTTGGGATTGCTATTTCTTTATTTTACCCATTCAGTTCCTAATAATTATTGGATTTTAGGAATTACTTTCGTGATTATGCTCGTAGTTACTATCTTGGATTATCTCATTCCTGCAAAGGGAACCAAGCGATTTGGAGGAAGTTCTTATGGCATTTGGGGAACCAATATTGGTTTGATTGTGGGGATTTTTGCTCCTATCCCTTTTGGATTTATTATTAGCCCTTTTTTGGGTGCTTTTATTGGAGAACTACTTTACGATTCCAAAAATCATCAACGTGCTTTGAAAGCGGCAACAGGTTCCTTTATCGGATTTCTGGCAGGAAGTTTTATGAAATTTGTAGTTTGCATTATTTATTTGGGGCTATTTCTCCATATTGTTTGGGAAAACAAATCCAACTTGTTTTAA
- the pth gene encoding aminoacyl-tRNA hydrolase produces the protein MIKWLNNLFSKTKTDDNLDVMKKFLIVGLGNIGAEYVNTRHNIGFKVVDFLARKEGLDFQTVKLGSLAEYKFKGRTFFLLKPNTYMNLSGKAVQYWMDKENIPLENIMVITDDLNLSFGTIRIRPKGSDGGHNGLKNINLVLNTQQYTRFRFGISDEFKKGKQVDYVLGDWDDAEKNALPERLELASEIIKSFGTAGLENTMTSFNGK, from the coding sequence ATGATAAAATGGTTGAACAATCTGTTTTCAAAAACAAAAACAGACGACAATTTAGATGTTATGAAGAAATTTTTAATCGTTGGACTCGGCAATATCGGTGCCGAATATGTAAACACAAGACACAATATTGGATTTAAAGTAGTAGATTTTTTAGCAAGAAAAGAAGGGCTTGATTTTCAAACCGTAAAACTAGGCTCGCTAGCCGAATACAAATTCAAAGGACGCACTTTCTTCCTATTGAAACCCAATACCTACATGAACTTGAGTGGTAAAGCTGTGCAATATTGGATGGACAAGGAGAATATTCCCCTCGAAAACATTATGGTTATTACTGATGATTTGAATCTTTCTTTCGGAACCATTCGTATCAGACCTAAAGGTAGCGACGGCGGACATAACGGACTCAAAAACATCAACTTGGTTTTGAATACGCAGCAATACACTCGTTTCCGTTTTGGTATTAGCGACGAATTCAAAAAAGGGAAACAAGTAGATTATGTACTAGGTGACTGGGATGATGCTGAAAAAAACGCTCTTCCAGAACGATTAGAACTAGCTTCGGAAATCATAAAATCTTTTGGAACTGCTGGTTTAGAAAATACAATGACCAGCTTTAACGGAAAATAA
- a CDS encoding 50S ribosomal protein L25/general stress protein Ctc encodes MKSITIKGSERESVGKVATKALRNAGAVPCVLYGGDQPVHFSAEEKAFKNLVYTPNAHTVVIELEGKSFNAVLQDIQVHPVSDKVLHIDFFQLFDDKEITMEVPVKITGVSPGVLLGGDLRLNTRRLKVKALPKNLPDYVEANISELQMGNKLYVTKLVVDNYKLLHPDNTVVCQVKISRAAMKAAQEAAKAAKAGPAKGKKK; translated from the coding sequence ATGAAATCGATTACAATTAAAGGATCAGAAAGAGAAAGCGTGGGCAAAGTTGCTACTAAAGCCTTACGTAATGCTGGAGCGGTTCCTTGCGTGTTATACGGAGGAGATCAACCAGTGCATTTTTCTGCAGAAGAAAAAGCATTCAAAAACTTGGTTTACACTCCAAACGCACACACAGTTGTGATTGAGTTGGAAGGAAAATCATTCAATGCAGTTTTGCAAGACATTCAGGTTCACCCAGTGTCTGACAAAGTTTTACACATTGACTTCTTTCAATTATTTGATGACAAAGAAATCACTATGGAAGTTCCTGTAAAAATCACTGGAGTATCTCCTGGAGTACTTTTAGGTGGTGATTTACGTTTGAACACTCGTAGATTAAAAGTAAAAGCTTTACCAAAAAATCTTCCTGATTATGTTGAAGCTAACATTTCAGAGCTTCAAATGGGTAACAAATTATATGTTACTAAATTAGTGGTTGATAATTACAAATTATTGCACCCAGACAACACTGTAGTTTGTCAAGTGAAGATTTCTCGTGCGGCTATGAAAGCAGCTCAAGAAGCAGCAAAAGCAGCAAAAGCAGGTCCTGCAAAAGGAAAGAAAAAATAA
- a CDS encoding ribose-phosphate pyrophosphokinase, with product MSHLEPEAKIFACSKSVYLAEKIAKEYGVPLGNITTSYYSDGEFQPSYEESIRGLRVFIVCSTFPNADNLMELLLMIDAAKRASARHITAVIPYFGWARQDRKDKARVPIGAKLVAKLLETAGATRIMTMDLHADQIQGFFEKPVDHLFASTIFLPYIESLGLENLTIASPDMGGSKRAYAYSKFLESDVVICYKQRKEANIIDTMELIGEVKGRNVILVDDMIDTGGTLAKAADLMIEKGALSVRAICTHAILSGAAYEKIENSKLLELIVTDSIPLKKESNKIRVVSCAPLFAEVMQMVQNNNSISGTFLM from the coding sequence ATGTCCCACTTAGAGCCAGAAGCTAAAATTTTTGCGTGTTCAAAAAGTGTATATCTCGCAGAAAAGATTGCAAAGGAGTATGGAGTTCCATTAGGAAATATTACAACCTCTTATTATAGTGATGGAGAATTCCAGCCTTCTTATGAAGAATCTATTAGAGGATTGCGTGTTTTTATTGTTTGCTCTACTTTTCCTAATGCTGATAATTTGATGGAATTATTACTGATGATTGATGCTGCCAAAAGAGCTTCAGCTAGACACATCACGGCAGTTATCCCTTATTTTGGTTGGGCAAGACAAGACAGGAAAGACAAAGCTAGAGTTCCAATTGGAGCTAAATTAGTGGCTAAATTGTTAGAAACAGCAGGAGCAACTAGAATCATGACGATGGATTTGCACGCCGATCAAATTCAAGGATTTTTCGAAAAGCCAGTAGATCATCTTTTTGCATCGACTATCTTTTTACCTTATATAGAAAGTTTAGGTTTAGAGAACCTGACTATCGCATCACCAGATATGGGAGGTTCTAAAAGAGCTTATGCGTATTCTAAATTCTTGGAGTCGGATGTGGTAATTTGTTACAAACAACGAAAAGAAGCCAATATTATCGACACCATGGAGTTGATTGGTGAAGTAAAAGGAAGAAATGTAATTTTGGTTGACGATATGATTGATACTGGAGGCACATTGGCGAAAGCCGCAGATTTAATGATAGAAAAAGGAGCATTGAGCGTAAGAGCTATTTGTACTCATGCCATTTTATCTGGAGCTGCCTACGAGAAAATAGAAAATTCAAAATTACTTGAATTGATTGTGACTGATTCTATTCCGTTGAAGAAAGAATCAAACAAAATAAGAGTAGTAAGTTGTGCGCCACTTTTTGCAGAAGTAATGCAAATGGTTCAGAACAACAATTCCATCAGCGGAACATTTTTGATGTAA
- a CDS encoding TonB-dependent receptor plug domain-containing protein translates to MLQAQEVQEKKQDTLHKDKPFTLDEVIVSTAFKKLQSQNVMKVEHSTIKELQQKGTATLIEGLATIPGVSQVSTGTSIGKPVIRGLSGNRVLVYSQGVRIENQQFGDEHGLGLNDAGVESVEVIKGPASLLYGSDALGGVLYFNPEKFAEAGTFKANFNQKLFSNTLGSNSSLGLKTSTENWKFLVRGTYNTHSDYKMADGDRVTNTRYQETDFKTGIGYSNSKFSSVLRYNFNDLDLGIPEEGIAEQTTNKNTAYPKQGIFNHLLSLNNTIFFEKSKLDVDLGYISNDRSEFEDSEVAVLHMKLNTFNYNAKYHLPKFGKFETIVGIQGMNQTNTNSGEEFLIPDAVTNDFGVFGTGIYEWGSNAIQAGLRFDNRKINSDARGISGEEGSFEALDKSFDSFNASLGYKTNLAQDLTLRLNVASGFRAPNLAELTSNGVHEGTNRYEVGNPNLKTEQNLQTDLNLEYKSGHFEFFVNGFYNHINNYIYTSPTGAILDDNEVFDYIQDNAKLFGGEIGLHFHPHPLDWLHYETSFETVTGKKDNGDYLPLIPANNWNNTIKTEFKIKNWLEAGYASLNVSSTFNQNNVSGFETKTNSYTLLNLGLGGTIKLGKTAFDINLNANNILDKNYTSHLSRLKTDGIPNMGRNIVLGLNFDI, encoded by the coding sequence ATGCTTCAGGCACAAGAAGTTCAAGAAAAAAAACAAGATACCCTTCATAAAGACAAACCCTTTACATTAGACGAAGTAATTGTTTCTACGGCTTTCAAAAAATTACAATCACAAAATGTGATGAAAGTAGAACATTCTACCATCAAAGAATTACAACAAAAAGGAACTGCAACACTTATCGAAGGATTAGCAACGATACCCGGAGTTTCGCAAGTTTCGACAGGAACATCTATCGGAAAACCAGTCATTCGAGGATTGAGTGGCAATCGAGTTTTGGTGTATTCACAAGGTGTTCGAATCGAAAACCAACAGTTTGGCGACGAACACGGTTTGGGTTTAAATGATGCTGGAGTCGAAAGTGTCGAAGTAATCAAAGGGCCAGCTTCTTTGCTTTATGGCTCGGATGCTTTGGGTGGTGTTTTGTATTTTAATCCTGAAAAATTTGCCGAAGCAGGTACTTTTAAGGCCAATTTCAATCAGAAATTATTCTCTAATACTTTGGGAAGTAATTCTTCTTTGGGTTTAAAAACCTCTACCGAAAACTGGAAATTTCTCGTTCGTGGAACGTATAATACGCATTCTGATTACAAAATGGCTGACGGCGATCGAGTGACTAATACTCGTTATCAGGAAACCGATTTCAAAACTGGAATTGGTTACAGTAATTCGAAATTTTCGAGTGTATTGCGCTACAATTTTAATGATTTAGATTTGGGAATTCCCGAAGAAGGAATCGCAGAACAAACGACTAACAAAAATACAGCCTACCCAAAACAAGGGATTTTCAATCATTTGTTGAGTTTGAATAATACTATTTTCTTCGAAAAATCAAAACTAGATGTTGATTTGGGTTATATTTCCAATGACAGAAGTGAATTTGAAGACAGCGAAGTTGCCGTTTTGCACATGAAATTAAACACTTTCAACTATAATGCAAAATACCATTTACCAAAATTCGGAAAGTTTGAAACCATTGTCGGAATTCAGGGAATGAACCAAACGAATACCAATTCAGGTGAAGAATTCCTTATTCCAGATGCTGTAACCAATGATTTTGGTGTTTTTGGAACTGGAATTTACGAATGGGGATCGAATGCCATACAAGCAGGATTGCGTTTTGACAATAGAAAAATCAACAGCGATGCTCGAGGAATTTCCGGTGAAGAAGGTTCATTCGAAGCACTTGATAAATCGTTTGACAGTTTTAATGCTTCTTTAGGATACAAAACTAATTTAGCGCAGGATTTAACGTTGCGTTTGAATGTTGCTTCTGGATTTAGAGCACCTAATTTAGCAGAATTAACTTCAAATGGTGTTCACGAAGGCACCAATCGTTATGAAGTAGGAAATCCTAATTTGAAAACAGAGCAAAACCTACAAACCGATCTGAATTTAGAGTACAAAAGCGGACATTTTGAGTTTTTTGTTAACGGATTTTACAATCACATCAATAATTATATTTACACTTCGCCAACTGGAGCAATATTAGATGACAATGAAGTTTTTGATTATATTCAAGACAACGCCAAATTATTTGGTGGCGAAATTGGACTTCATTTTCACCCGCATCCGTTAGATTGGTTGCATTATGAAACTAGCTTTGAAACTGTTACTGGTAAAAAAGACAACGGAGATTATTTGCCTTTGATTCCTGCCAACAATTGGAATAATACCATTAAGACCGAATTTAAAATTAAAAACTGGCTAGAAGCAGGATATGCTTCTTTGAATGTTTCTAGTACTTTTAATCAAAACAATGTAAGCGGTTTTGAAACTAAAACGAATAGTTATACGTTGCTAAATCTTGGTTTAGGCGGAACCATAAAATTAGGAAAAACAGCTTTTGATATTAATTTGAATGCCAATAATATACTAGATAAAAATTATACTTCGCATCTTTCACGCCTAAAAACGGATGGTATCCCGAATATGGGAAGAAATATTGTTTTGGGATTGAATTTTGATATTTAG